The nucleotide window GGCGACCTGCGCGGCGAGCCCCCGGCGGCGGGTGGCGAGCGACTCGGCGGTGCCGACGGCGAGCCCGAACAGGGTGATCGCGAAACCGACCAGGACGGCGGCTCCGGCCAGGTCCAGCCCCGTCGTGTAGAAGGACTTGGGGGCCGCGAAGTGCTCCCCCGTGGCCAGTTCCGCGAGCAGTCCCTGCCGTACGCCCAGGTAGCCCGAGCCGACGACGGTGCCCATGAGGACGGCCGCGTGGGTGCGGGCCGCCGACCACGGGTCGTCACGCAGTCGCTCGGCGGCGATCAGCACCGCCGGGTTCCCCGTACGGGCGGCCAGCAGCCGGCCGGTGAGCTTGGCCGTGACGCCCGAGAGCAGGATCGCGCCCCCGCCGACGGCGAGCAGCGCGGCGAAGATCGGTAGCGGGGTCTGCGTGTACGAGCCGCCGGGCACGTCCCGCGAGGTGTTGACGACGGCGGCCAGACCCGCGACCACCAGCAGTCCCAGCGCCGCCAGGAGCACGATCGCGGCCCCACGCCCCGAGCGGGACCCCGTCCGTCGTACCCAGCCCAGCGGAGAGGCCACCACCTGGCGCAGCGCCAGCACACCGGCCATCGCGCCCAGCACCGGCACACCCAGAGCAACCAGCGCGATCCCGGCCCAGGCCACGACCGAGGGGCTCCGCCACTCGCCCAGCAGGACCACCACGGCGGCGAGCGCGGCCACCACCGAGCCGAGCAGACAGGCCAGCCCCGTCTCCAGCGCGGCGATCCGCCGCACCTGCCGCGGTGACGCGCCCGCCAGCCGCAACCCGGCCAGCCGCCGGTCGCGGTGCACGGCACCGACCCGGGTGGCCTGGCCGAGGAGCCCGATCACCGGGACCAGCAGAAGCAGCAGCGTGAGGATCACCCCGGAACGCTGGCTCGGCTGGTCCAGCAGACCGTCGGCGACGGGCACCTGGTACCGGCCCGTGAGCGAGGCCAGCGCGGCCGCCGCCATGCCGAACCCGGTCGCCAGCGCGGCCCCCAGCGCGGTCAGCGACACCCGCCACCACTCACGCCGGTCGGAGCCCCGGGTCAGCAGCACGGCGAGCCGCAGGTCGTTCGCGAGACCGGTCACAGGGACGCCTCCAGCGCCGCGTCGGCCTCGGACACGACGGCCCCGTCCTTCAGCGTCACCTCACGGTCCGCGTACGCCGCCACCTGCGCGTCGTGCGTGACCAGCAGCACCGCCGTACCCGACTCGCGGGCCGTGTGGATCAGCGCCGCCATCACCTGCTCGCTCGCCAGGGAGTCCAGCGCCCCCGTCGGCTCGTCCGCGAACACCACCTTCGGCCCGGTCACCAGGGCCCGCGCCAGCGACACCCGCTGCGCCTGGCCGCCGCTCATCTCGCCCGGCCGCTGCTCCTCCTGACCGCGCACGCCGAACCGCTCCAGCCACTCGCCGGCCCGCGCCCGCGCCCGCTCCCGGGGCGTGCCCGCCAGCAGCAGCGGCAGCGCCACGTTGTCGACGGCGGAGAGCTCGGGTATCAGCTGTCCGAACTGGAACACGACCCCGAACTCCGTGCGCCGCAGCTCGCTCAGCCGGTCCTCGGACAGCTGGTCCAGCCGCTCCCCCGCGTACACCACCGAGCCCTCGTCCGGGCGGACGATGCCCGCCAGGCAGTGCAGCAGCGTGGACTTTCCGCTGCCGCTGGAGCCGGTGACGGCGAGTATCTCGCCGGCCCGCAGTTCCACGGAGGCGCCGCGCAGCGCCCGCGACCTGCCGTGGTCCTTGACGAGGCCACGGGCCGCAAGAAGCGGCACCGTGCTCTGGTTGTCGTTGCTCATGCTGCGTCGACCTCCGCGGTCAGGGTGGTCAGCCGGCCCGCGGTGGTGTTCATCCAGCGGAGATCGGCGTCGAGGTGGTTGAGGGCGTAGTCCGCCGAGAGCACGGTCGCGAGATCGGCGCCCGGCGCGGTCTTCACGGCCGTCAGCTCCCGCATCCGCGCCATGTGCGCGGCGCGCTGCCTCCGCAGATACGCTGCCGGGTCGCCGGCGGCCAGGATCGAGACGACGACCTTGGCGAAGATCTCGTTCGTCACGAACGGGGCGGGCGGGGCGATCTCCCCGGCCCATTTGGTCAGTTCGTGCGATCCGTCGTCCGTCGAGCGGTACATCGTCCGCTCCGGACCGCTGTCCGCCTCGGTGCCGTCGACCTCGGCGAGCCCGTCGCGGACCAGCCGCTGCAGGGTCGTGTAGACCTGCCCGTAGGCCAGCGGCCGGGCCTGCGGGAATCGTTCGTCGTGCCGTCGCTTGAGGTCGTAGCCATGGCTCGGCCCTCCGGCGAGCAGCCCCAACAGGATGTGGCGGGTGCTCATGGTGATCAGTATGCACCGAGTACATGTACTGAGTGAATAGTGGCTCGGATTTCCCACGAGAGGTGACCGGGGTCACGTTGTGGGCCCTGCCGCGTCTGCCCGGCCGCCCATTGGGTAGGGCTGGAGTACCGCGAACCCAACCCGCACCCCACCGTCGTCCGACGACGAACCGCCGTACGACGACAAGGAGACCCTCATGGCCGTACCCGCCCACGTCGTGTTCCCGACCCGCTCCAAACGCCCCGCCTGCGTCCTCGCGAGCTTCAGCGCGGAGGGCGCCTGCGCCGAGGCCCCGCTGACCAGCGAGCCCCCGCTCCCGGACGCCGAGCCGCTCACCAGCGAGCCGCCCCTCGCGGACGCGGCCCCGCTGACCAGCGAACCGACCTCCCACGGCGCCGCGGCGGGGGTCTAGATGCCACCACTCCCGGGCGATCCGCCCGACACCCCCCTCGCCCGGCTCGCCGAACTGCACGGCGTGGCCACCTCCTACCGCCCCGCCCCGGACCGTACGGTCGCGGCCTCGGACGGCGCGGTCGTCGCCGCCCTCGCCGCGCTGGACGTCGACGCGAGCACCCCCGAGGCCGTGGCCGGCGCCCTCGCGGCCCGCGAACGACACCTGGGCGAACGGCTGCTGCCGCCGACGCTCGTGAGCTGGGGCGAGACGACCCCCGCCGCGCTGGCCGCCCTCCCGGACGGCACCATGCTGCGCGTCGAGACCGAACAGGGCGAACTCCGCTCCAACGCCGAGAAACTCCCCCCGGGAGTCCACACCCTGCGCGCCACCGCCCCCGACGGCCGCACCGCCGACGTCCACCTCGTGGTGGCCCCGCCCCGGCTCCCCGCCCCGCCCGGCCGGACGTACGGCCTGCTCGTCCAGCTCTACTCCCTCCTCTCCCGCCGCAGCTGGGGCATGGGCGACCTCGGCGACCTCGCCGAGCTGACCGCCTGGGCGGGCCGTGCCCTCGGCGCCGGATTCGTCCAGGTCAACCCCCTGCACGCGGCCGTCCCCGGCACCCCCACCGACCCCTCCCCGTACCGCCCCTCCTCCCGCCGCTACCCCGACCCCGTCCACCTGCGGATCGAGGACATCCCCGAGTTCCCGTACGCCGACGGCGACTTCCGCGCCGTGCTCGACCGGGCCGCCCGCCTGCGTGAATCCGTCCTCTCCAAGGGCGAGTTGATCGACCGCGACGCCGTGTGGGAGCTGAAGCGGCAGGCCCTGGAGGCCGTGCGCCAGGTGCCGCTCGGGCCCGGGCGGCGGGCCGCGTACTGCGACTTCCTCGCCGAGGAGGGCCAGGCGCTGGAGGACCACGCCACCTGGTGCGCGCTCGCCGAGGTGTACGGCCCCGAGTGGCCCCGGTGGCCGCAGGGCCTGCGCGACCCGCGCTCCGCCGAGACCGCCCGCGCCCGCGCCGAGCTGATGGACCGGGTCGACTTCCACACCCGGCTGGCCTGGCTGACCGACGCCCAGCTCGCCACCGCCCAACGCTCCGCGCGCGACGCCGGCATGCCCGTCGGCCTCGTCCACGACCTCGCGGTGGGCGTCCACCCGGGCGGCGCGGATGCCTGGGCCCAGCAGGAGTACTTCGCCGCCGGCATGTCGGTCGGCGCGCCCCCGGACGCCTTCAACTCCCGGGGCCAGGACTGGGGCCTGCCCCCCTGGCGCCCCGACCGCCTCGCAGCCTCCGGCTACGCCCCCTACCGCCGCCTCCTGCGTGCCCTGTTCCGCCACGCGGGCGCCCTGCGCATCGACCACGTCATGGGCCTCTTCCGCCTCTGGTGGGTGCCCCAGGGCCAGGCGCCCACGGAGGGCACATACGTCCGCTACGACGCCGACGCGATGCTCGCGATCCTGGTCCTGGAGGCCTCGCGGGCCGGGGCCCTGGTGATCGGCGAGGACCTGGGGACGGTCGAGCCGGGCGTGCGCGAGGCGCTCGACGAGCGAGGCGTGCTGGGCACGTCGGTGCTCTGGTTCGAGCGGGACTGGGACGGCGACGGCCGCCCCCTGCCCCCGGCCCGCTGGCGCGCGAACTGCCTGGCCACCGCCACCACCCACGACCTGCCGCCCACCGCGTCCCGCCTCACCGGCGACCACGTCGAGCTCCGCGACCGCCTCGGCCTGCTGACCCGCCCCCTCGCCGCGGAACGGGCCGAGGCCGCCGCCGACACGGGGGAGTGGCTGGCCCTGCTGTCCCGACTGGGCCTGCTGAAGGGCGCGGGCGGCGGCATCTCGGCCGCCTCGGAGGAGGCCGAGATCGCGGCCGTCCACCGCTTCCTGCTGCGCACCCCGGCCCGCATGATCGGCCTCTGGCTCCCCGACGCGATCGGCGACCGCCGCCCCCAGAACCTCCCCGGCACCTGGGACCAGTACCCGAACTGGCGTCTGCCGATCGCGGACGCGACGGGCCGCCCGGTGACGTTGGAGGACTTGGCGGCGTCATCTCGGCTGCATGAGCTGGTGGATGTGCTGAGGGGCGCGTGAGAGCCCGGGAGCGAGCGCGCGTCGGCGGGTGCGGGTGGTGTGTGGTCGCTCGCGCCCACGCGACGGAGCCGGCCTGTGCTTTCAAGGCCCGGGGGAACCGCGCGACACGCCCCCCGCCGGGCCGCACCCGCCGGATCGCGCGCACTCCCGAGCCACTAGGCACCCCCCGGACAAGCGGAGCGCATCCGTGTTGGTTACCTTTGGCTCGTGGACAAGAAGAACGCCCTGCGCGTAGGCGCCCTGGCCGCCGGTACGACGCTGATGATGCTGCTGATGTCGTCCCCGGCGCTCGCGGTGATCCCGGATGACGGTGACGACCCGGGCCCCGGTCTGAGCGTGATGGAGACGATCGGCCTCTATGTCGTGGCGCCGCTCGCGATCTTCGCGGTGATCACGGGCCTCGTCATGGTCCTGGACAAGTCCTCGGACCGGCAGTCCAAGACCAAGGCGAAGGCCTGACCTCCGCCTCACCCGGCCTTCCGTCGAGGCCGCGAAGTCGATGAGGGCGCCGAGCCTGCGCTATGATTTTCCTGAGCTGCTGGCCGGGACATCCCGAACTTCTCGCGGCTCATGCGTTGGTGGTCCAAGGAAAGACGTCCCGCTTCCTGCGGGGAGATGCAGGTGCAAGGCCTGCCCGGCGCTCCAGTGATCAAGAGCCCCACCCCGTGACCCACGGGGTGGGGCTCTTGCGTTGCCCCAGATGCCTCAGGCCCCCGTCCCCACCACCAACATCCGCAGCAGCTCGACCAGTTGCCCGGCCTGCTCCTCGCCCAGATGGGTCAGCGCCTCCGTCTGAACGGCGAGACCGGCCTCGACCGCGTCGTCGATCATGCTCAACCCCTGCTCCGTCAGTGTGACTTGGAGCGCGCGACGGTCGTGCGGGTCGGGGGAGCGGCGCAGCAGACCCGCGCGCTCCAGCTTGTCGAGCCGGCCGGTCATACCGCCGGTGGTGAGCATCAGGGTCGCCGAGAGCTGACGGGGCGAGAGGGTGTACGGCTCGCCGGAGCGGCGCAGGGTCGCCAGCACGTCGAACTCCCCGCGTGAGATCCCGAACCGCGCGTACTCCTTCTCCATGCGGTCGCCGAGCACCCGCGAGAGCCGGTAGACGCGTCCGAAGACCTCCATCGCGGTGGTGTCGAGGTCGGGCCGTACGGCGGCCCACTGGTCGACGATCGCGTCGACGGGGTCACGGAGGGGCTTGGGGGCTTCGGGGCCGGTGCTCATGAGGGGAGTATCGGCCGCCTTCCGGTTGCCCGCAAGAAAGTAGATCAGTGGAAAGTAGCTCAATGAAAAGTGGATCGATGATGAGCGGCTTGACGATAAGTAGCTTAGCAGTAAGCTACTTATCGTCGAGTGACCGCTCGTCGTCCAGTCCGTCCTCTCCGTGAAGGGCCCGCCCGCATGGCCGCGAACCGCGCCACCCACATCGCCCTCACCGCTCTCGCTCCCATCTCCTGGGGCACGACCTACGCCGTCACCACGGAGTTCCTGCCGCCGGACCGCCCCCTGTTCACCGGGCTGGTGCGGGCCCTCCCGGCGGGTCTGCTGCTCCTGGCGATCTCGCGCACACTGCCGCGCGGCGTCTGGTGGGGGAAGGCGGCGGTGCTGGGCGCGCTCAACATCGGCGCGTTCTTCCCGCTTCTCTTCCTCTCCGCGTACCGGCTGCCGGGAGGGATGGCGGCGGTCGTCGGGTCGGTCGGGCCGCTGTTCGTCGCCGGGCTGGCCACCGTGCTGCTCGGCGAGCGGCCGACCGTACGGACACTGCTCACCGGAATCGCGGCGGCCCTCGGCGTCAGCCTGGTCGTTCTCAAGGCGGCCGGCTCGCTCGACACGGTCGGCCTGCTCGCGGCGCTCGCCTCCACCGCGTCCATGTCCACCGGCACGGTCCTCACCAAGCGCTGGGGCCGCCCGGAAGGCGTCGGCCCCCTCGCCCTCACCGGCTGGCAACTGACCGCCGGCGGCCTGCTGATCGCCCCGATCGCCCTGCTGGTCGAGGGCCCGCCGCCCGCGCTGGACGGCCGCGCGATCGGCGGCTACCTCTACCTCGCCCTCGCCAACACCGCCGTCTCCTACTGGCTCTGGTTCCGCGGCATCGGCCGCCTCGCCGCCACCCAGGTCACCTTCCTGGGCCCGCTCTCCCCGCTGACCGCAGCGGTCGTCGGCTGGGCGGCACTGGGCCAGGCACTCACACCGGTCCAGCTCCTGGGGATGGCGGTGGCGTTCGGGGCGACGGTGCTGGGGCAGTTGCGGCCGGGGACGGGACCGAAGGCCGTCAGCGCGGCGAAGGGGAACCGCCGTTCGGCTCCCACGACGCCGGAGGTCCCGGCGGGAAGCCGGCCCTAAGGCCTGTCTGACAATCCGACAAGTCCCGTCTGCGGGCGACGACGGGAATCGTCGGACAGGCCCTGGCCGCCGGCTGCGGCGGAGCCGCCGGACGCGACGACCTCGTACAGGAAGCACCCGTACTCCACCGCTCTGACATGCACGAGTGCGACCTCCGGATCCGCGAACGCCTCCTGGAACGCCGCCCCGAACTCCTCCGGCCGCTCCACGAGCCGCCCGCCCAGGATTCGGCCCCCGGCCGAGTAACGGCGGACCGTGCGGTGGACGTTCGTGAACGGGAGGAAGTCCCGCTCCGGGCCGCCGCACTCCTCCGCATGGATGAACACCGGCCCCTGCTCGTCGTACGCCCCCGGATCGACGCCCGCCGCCACCGCCCACCTCCGCAGTGGGGCGTACGAGACGAGGGCGATCGTCTCGCCGGGGGTGCTGTGGCGCAGACAGCAGCGGAGCGGGGCCCCGCCCTCGTGGTCGGGTTCGGGAAGGATCCCGTTCCCCGCGTCGTCGGCACCCCGCAGTTCCTTCAGCGCCGCCTGGGTGATGGGTCGTGCGGTCCATGTCGTCATGTCCTCCAGGCTTGCGCGCGTACGACCTGCTCACCGGCGGGTAATGGACATCGCGTTCCGAACAGATCCCGTGGAAGGATGGCGCAACCCACACATAACGAGGAGATGACCGCGTGCCTGGCACAAACCTGACCCGCGAAGAGGCTCAGCAGCGGGCGGCGCTGCTGAGCGTTGACTCGTACGAGATCGATCTCGACCTCTCCGGTGCGCAGGAGGGCGGCACCTACCGGTCCGTGACGACGGTGCGCTTCGACGTCGCCGGAACCGGCGCGACGTCCTTCATCGACCTGGTGGCCCCGACCGTCCACGAGGTCACGCTCAACGGCGACGCGCTCGATGTGGCCGAGGTCTTCAAGGACTCCCGCATCGCGCTGCCCGGCCTTCTGGAGGGCCGCAACATCCTGCGGGTCGTGGCCGACGCCGCGTACACCAACACGGGCGAGGGTCTGCACCGGTTCGTCGACCCGGTCGACAACCAGGCCTATCTGTACACCCAGTTCGAGGTCCCGGACGCCCGCCGCGTCTTCGCGTCCTTCGAGCAGCCGGACCTGAAGGCCACCTTCCAGTTCACCGTGAAGGCACCGACGGGCTGGACGGTCGTCTCCAACTCGCCGACGCCGGAGCCCAAGGACGACGTCTGGGTCTTCGAGCCGACGCCCCGGATCTCCACGTACATCACGGCGCTGATCGTCGGCCCGTACCACTCGGTCCACAGCGTGTACGAGAAGGACGGGCAGAACGTGCCGCTCGGCATCTACTGCCGGCCGTCCCTCGCCGAGTTCCTCGACTCGGACGCGATCTTCGAGGTCACGCGGCAGGGCTTCGACTGGTTCCAGGAGAAGTTCGACTACGCGTACCCGTTCAAGAAGTACGACCAGCTGTTCGTACCGGAGTTCAACGCGGGCGCGATGGAGAACGCGGGTGCCGTCACCATCCGCGACCAGTACGTCTTCCGGTCCAAGGTGACCGACGCCGCGTACGAGGTGCGCGCCGAGACCATCCTGCACGAGCTGGCCCACATGTGGTTCGGCGACCTCGTGACCATGGAGTGGTGGAACGACCTGTGGCTGAACGAGTCGTTCGCCACCTACACGTCCATCGCCTGCCAGGCGTACGCCCCCGGCTCGCGCTGGCCGCACTCCTGGACCACCTTCGCCAACTCCATGAAGACCTGGGCGTACCGGCAGGACCAGCTGCCGTCCACCCACCCGATCATGGCCGAGATCCGCGACCTCGACGACGTCCTCGTCAACTTCGACGGCATCACGTACGCCAAGGGCGCGTCCGTCCTCAAGCAGCTCGTCGCGTACGTCGGCATGGACGAGTTCTTCCAGGGCGTACAGGCGTACTTCAAGGCGCACGCGTACGGCAACACGCGCCTGTCGGACCTGCTGGGCGCGCTGGAGGAGACCTCGGGGCGCGATCTGAAGGCCTGGTCGAAGGCGTGGCTGGAGACGGCGGGCATCAATGTCCTCCGCCCGGAGATCGAGACCGACGAACACGGTGTCATCACCTCCTTCGCCATCCGCCAGGAGGCCCCCGCGCTGCCCGCCGGCGCGAAGGGCGAGCCGACGCTGCGCCCGCACCGCATCGCGATCGGCCTCTACGACCTCGATGACGACAGCGGCAAGCTGGTCCGCGACGAGCGCATCGAGCTGGACGTCGACGGCGAGCTGACCGCCGTACCGCAGCTGGTCGGCACGCGCCGCCCGGCGGTGTTCCTGCTCAACGACGACGACCTGTCGTACGCGAAGGTCCGCCTCGACGAGAAGTCGCTGGCCTTCGTGACGGAGCACCTCGGCGACTTCCAGTCGTCCCTTCCCCGCGCCCTGTGCTGGGCCTCGGCCTGGGACATGACCCGGGACGCCGAGCTGGCCACCCGCGACTACCTCTCCCTCGTCCTCTCCGGCATCGGCAAGGAGTCGGACATCGGTGTCGTGCAGTCGCTGCACCGCCAGGTGAAGCTGGCCATCGACCTGTACGCGGACCCGACGGGCCGCGAGGCGCTGCTGACCCGCTGGACCGACGCCACCCTCGCCCATCTGCGGGCGGCGGTTCCGGCCTCCGACCACCAGCTGGCCTGGGCCCGCGCGTTCGCCGCGACCGCCCGCACACCCGAGCAGCTGGACCTCCTGGAGGCCCTGCTGGAGGGCACGCAGACGATCGAGGGTCTGGCCGTCGACACCGAGCTGCGCTGGGCGTTCGTCCAGCGACTCGCGGCGGTGGGCCGCTTCGACGAGGCGGAGATCGCCGGGGAGTACGAGCGCGACAAGACGGCGGCCGGGGAGCGCCACGCCGCGACCGCCCGCGCGGCCCGCCCGACCCCGGAGGCCAAGGCGGAGGCCTGGGCCGCGGTCATCGACTCGGACAAGCTGCCCAACGCCGTCCAGGAGGCGATCATCGGCGGCTTCGTCCAGACCGACCAGCGCGAACTGCTCGCGTCGTACACGGACAAGTACTTCGCCGTCGTGGGCGACATCTGGGAGGCCCGTTCCCACGAGATCGCCCAGCAGATCGCCATCGGCCTCTACCCGTCCCTCCAGATCTCGGCGGACACCCTGGCCAGGACGGACGCCTGGCTGACGGACACCGAGCCCAACGCGGCCCTGCGCCGCCTGGTCTCGGAGTCCCGCTCGGGCGTGGAGCGCGCGCTGCGGGCGCAGGAGGCGGACGCGGCGGCCGAGTAGCCGCCGACAGCACGCCGATGGGGCGCCCGGCTCCTACGCCGGGCGCCCCATCGCGTTGTCCTGGGGGGTGAAGGCCGTCGTCCTGGACGGTGAAGGTCAGCCCTTCAGCTCCGCCGCCACCAGTTCCGCGATCTGGATCGCGTTCAGGGCCGCGCCCTTGCGGAGGTTGTCGCCCGAGACGAAGAAGGCGAGGCCGTGGTCGACCGTCTCGTCGGCGCGGATGCGGCCGACGTACGAGACGTCCTTGCCGGCGGCCTGGAGGGGGGTCGGGATGTCGCTGAGGACGACGCCCTCGGCACCGGCGAGGAGTTCCGTCGCGCGCTCCGCGGAGAGGGGGCGGGCGAAGCGGGCGTTCACCTGGAGGGAGTGGCCGGAGAAGACCGGGACGCGGACGCAGGTGCCGGAGACCTTGAGGCCGGGGATCTCCAGGATCTTGCGGGACTCGTTGCGGAGCTTCTGCTCCTCGTCGGTCTCGTTCAGGCCGTCGTCGACGATCGAGCCGGCGAGGGGGAGGACGTTGAAGGCGATGGGGCGCTTGTAGACCTGCGGCTCGGGGAAGTCGATCGCCTCGCCGTCGTGGGTCAGCTTGTCCGCGTCGGCGACGACCTTCTGCGCCTGGCCGTGCAGCTCGGCCACGCCCGCGAGACCCGAGCCGGACACCGCCTGGTAGGTGGCGACCACGAGGGCCTCCAGGCCCGCCTCCTCGTGCAGCGGCTTCAGGACCGGCATCGCGGCCATCGTCGTGCAGTTCGGGTTGGCGATGATGCCCTTGGGGCGGTCCACGATCGCGTGCGGGTTGACCTCGGAGACGACCAGGGGGACCTCAGGGTCCTTGCGCCAGGCCGAGGAGTTGTCGATCACTACCGCGCCCTGCGAGGCGACCTTCTCGGCCAGGGCCTTGGACGTGGCGCCGCCCGCGGAGAACAGGACGATGTCCAGGCCGGTGTAGTCGGCCGTCGCCGCGTCCTCCACGGTCACGCCGTCCAGGACCGACCCCGCCGAACGGGCGGAGGCGAACAGGCGCAGTTCGGTGACCGGGAAGTTCCGCTCCTTGAGGATCCTGCGCATGACCGTGCCGACCTGACCGGTGGCTCCGACGATTCCGACCCTCACGGCGACTCCTTTTACGTGGCTTGTCTGTGTCTGCGGCATGGCCGAGGCGTTTCCATCATGCGGCCAGCCCGGGTCCGCCTGTCCAATCGTTTGACCAGGACGCTCGAACCATGGGACGCGACCACCCCCGACGGCGAAGCCGCTTCTTTGGCCGCCACCCCGCCTGAGCTGGATAAATTCGTCCTACGGCGGTCCCGTACCGCAAGCTGTGCTGCCTCCACCCTGCCCGCGGCACTCGGGTGCACGCGAAGGTGTGACGTACGCCTCTGTGATCCACCGGCGAAGATCGCAGCGAAGATCGGGCGGGGAAGATCGGGCGGGGAAGATCGGGCGTGGGCTGTGAACGTTTCGGCCCGCGGCGGCGTCGTAGGGGAAACGCGGCGAGGGGAGGGGTGGCTGTGCTGCGCAGAAAGGCGCGCCGCGTCCAGGAGGTGGACGATCCGCTGCGCGCGGGTGTCGGCCCGGGTGACACGGGCGGCGACTCGGTGGCGGGCGGCGGCGACCGGCTGGAGGTGGCCGGGCCGCCGGAAGCGGTCGACCCACTGGACGCGGCCCAGGAACGCCGGGTACGGGCGGTGCTCGCCCTCGGTGGCGTACCGCAGTCGGACCTGCTGGACGGGGTGCAACAGGTACGGCTGAGGCTTCTGGAACGGGCGGCCGACGGGCGGGAGGCGCCGCGGGACGTGTCGGCGTGGGCGGCGGTGGTCGCCTCCAACCTGGCGATGGACTGGCACCGCGCCAAGCGCCGCCAGGAACGCCTCGGCGAGCGGCTGGCCTCGCTGCGCCAGCCGGCGCAACCCTCCGGCGAGGACTCCAAGGTGCTCTCGCTCGCCGTCGCCCGTGGTCTGGACGAGCTGCCCGACGCCCTGCGCCAGGTGCTCGTCCTGCGCTTCTACGCCGACCTGCCCGTACGGGGGATCGCCGACGAACTCGGCATTCCCGAGGGCACGGTCAAGAGCAGGCTCCACTCGGCGGTCCGCGCCCTGCGCGCCCGCCTGCACGAGGACGAGGTGGTGTGAGGTGGCCGCCCGGGACAACAGCCGACGCGACGCCGAGTACGAGTACGAGGACGAGTACGAGTACGAGGACGGACGCGTCGGGCAGGACGACATGGAGTTCGACGGCCCCGAGTACGACGGCATGGACGCGCTCATGGCCGCGCTCGTCGACGAACCGCTGCCCGAAGAGGCCCTGCGGGACGGGCAG belongs to Streptomyces graminofaciens and includes:
- a CDS encoding RNA polymerase sigma factor, whose translation is MLRRKARRVQEVDDPLRAGVGPGDTGGDSVAGGGDRLEVAGPPEAVDPLDAAQERRVRAVLALGGVPQSDLLDGVQQVRLRLLERAADGREAPRDVSAWAAVVASNLAMDWHRAKRRQERLGERLASLRQPAQPSGEDSKVLSLAVARGLDELPDALRQVLVLRFYADLPVRGIADELGIPEGTVKSRLHSAVRALRARLHEDEVV
- a CDS encoding aspartate-semialdehyde dehydrogenase; the encoded protein is MRVGIVGATGQVGTVMRRILKERNFPVTELRLFASARSAGSVLDGVTVEDAATADYTGLDIVLFSAGGATSKALAEKVASQGAVVIDNSSAWRKDPEVPLVVSEVNPHAIVDRPKGIIANPNCTTMAAMPVLKPLHEEAGLEALVVATYQAVSGSGLAGVAELHGQAQKVVADADKLTHDGEAIDFPEPQVYKRPIAFNVLPLAGSIVDDGLNETDEEQKLRNESRKILEIPGLKVSGTCVRVPVFSGHSLQVNARFARPLSAERATELLAGAEGVVLSDIPTPLQAAGKDVSYVGRIRADETVDHGLAFFVSGDNLRKGAALNAIQIAELVAAELKG